The Anguilla rostrata isolate EN2019 chromosome 18, ASM1855537v3, whole genome shotgun sequence genome has a window encoding:
- the degs1 gene encoding sphingolipid delta(4)-desaturase DES1 yields MGNRVARDDYEWVYTDQPHADRRKEILAKYPEIKSLMGPDPRLKWIVCMMVAVQFLAFYLVKDLDWKWVLFWTYTFGSCVNHSMTLAIHEISHNAAFGNHKAMRNRWFAIFANLPIGLPYSASFKRYHLDHHRYLGGDGVDVDIPTEFEGWFFCTRVRKFVWIVLQPLFYAIRPLCINPKPISQLELINVAVQLSFNVALYWLCGAKPVVYMLAGSLLGMGLHPISGHFIAEHYMFLKGHETYSYYGSLNLLTFNVGYHNEHHDFPSIPGRRLPQVKKIAAEYYDDLPQYTSWVKVLYDFIMDDQLSPYSRIKRKLKGEVKQE; encoded by the exons ATGGGGAACAGAGTTGCTCGCGACGATTACGAATGGGTTTACACGGACCAGCCACATGCTGACAGGAGAAAAGAAATTTTGG CGAAATACCCAGAGATCAAATCCCTGATGGGCCCGGACCCCAGGCTGAAGTGGATCGTCTGCATGATGGTGGCTGTCCAGTTCCTGGCGTTCTACCTGGTGAAAGACTTGGACTGGAAGTGGGTCCTGTTCTGGACGTACACCTTTGGCAGTTGCGTCAACCACTCCATGACCCTGGCCATCCACGAGATATCCCACAACGCGGCCTTCGGCAACCACAAGGCCATGCGGAACCGCTGGTTCGCCATCTTCGCCAACCTGCCCATCGGCCTGCCGTACTCGGCCTCCTTCAAGCGCTACCACCTGGACCACCACCGCTACCTGGGCGGCGACGGGGTGGACGTGGACATCCCCACCGAGTTCGAGGGCTGGTTCTTCTGCACGCGTGTCCGCAAGTTCGTCTGGATCGTGCTGCAGCCCCTCTTCTACGCCATCCGGCCCCTGTGCATCAACCCCAAGCCCATCAGCCAGCTGGAGCTCATCAACGTGGCCGTGCAGCTGTCCTTCAACGTCGCCCTCTACTGGCTGTGTGGCGCCAAGCCCGTGGTCTACATGCTGGCGGGCTCCTTGCTGGGCATGGGCCTGCACCCCATCTCCGGCCACTTCATCGCCGAGCACTACATGTTCCTGAAGGGCCACGAGACCTACTCCTACTACGGCTCCCTCAACCTGCTCACCTTCAACGTGGGCTACCACAACGAGCACCACGACTTCCCCAGCATCCCGGGGAGACGGCTTCCTCAG GTGAAGAAAATTGCAGCAGAGTACTACGATGACCTGCCCCAGTACACGTCCTGGGTCAAGGTCCTATATGACTTTATCATGGACGACCAGCTGAGCCCCTACTCTCGCATTAAAAGGAAGCTGAAGGGGGAGGTCAAACAAGAGTGA